A region of Streptomyces sp. R44 DNA encodes the following proteins:
- a CDS encoding extracellular solute-binding protein: protein MPIARAARRTAARLGAVVLTGALLAACGSSTDGASADGAGGDVTLTVDLFGSFGYKEAGLYAEYEKLHPGVTIKQTDTEDEADYWKSLQTRLAGGGGLADVQGIEVGRIASVTQQQAERFEDLKKYGADALKDQFAPAKWAAATGRGGEILGLGTDVGPEALCYRTDLFQRAGLPTDREELAKKWSTWDGYLELGKQYKAKAPGRSAWIDSVGSLYSIMIGQEKERYYDASGKLIWEDNPALRTAWDHAVEAAQGGLSAKLDQWSPQWNQAFAAGSFATIPCPAWMLGYIKGQAGEAGKGKWDVAALPGGAGNWGGSYLAVPRAAQHKKEAYELIKWLTAPEQQARLFEKQGNFPSATGAIEKVAGAKDAYFSGAPTGKIFGDAAKAAPVQVLGVHDQNIAQQITNALSEVERKGTSPEKAWSNAKKGVENTIG from the coding sequence ATGCCCATCGCCCGAGCCGCCAGGAGAACCGCCGCCCGCCTGGGGGCGGTCGTGCTCACCGGGGCACTGCTCGCCGCCTGCGGAAGTTCGACGGACGGCGCGTCCGCGGACGGCGCCGGGGGCGACGTCACCCTCACCGTGGACCTGTTCGGCTCGTTCGGATACAAGGAGGCCGGGCTGTACGCCGAGTACGAGAAGCTGCACCCCGGCGTCACGATCAAGCAGACGGACACCGAGGACGAGGCCGACTACTGGAAGTCGCTCCAGACCCGGCTCGCCGGCGGGGGCGGCCTCGCCGACGTGCAGGGCATCGAGGTCGGCCGGATCGCCTCCGTCACCCAGCAGCAGGCCGAGCGGTTCGAGGACCTCAAGAAGTACGGGGCGGACGCGCTCAAGGACCAGTTCGCCCCGGCCAAGTGGGCCGCCGCCACCGGCAGGGGCGGCGAGATCCTCGGACTCGGCACGGACGTCGGCCCGGAGGCCCTGTGCTACCGCACGGACCTGTTCCAGCGGGCGGGGCTGCCGACCGACCGCGAGGAACTGGCGAAGAAGTGGTCCACCTGGGACGGCTACCTGGAGCTCGGGAAGCAGTACAAGGCCAAGGCCCCGGGCAGGAGCGCCTGGATCGACAGCGTCGGCAGCCTGTACTCGATCATGATCGGCCAGGAGAAGGAGCGGTACTACGACGCCTCCGGCAAGCTGATCTGGGAGGACAACCCCGCCCTGCGCACCGCCTGGGACCACGCCGTCGAGGCCGCCCAGGGCGGTCTGAGCGCCAAGCTCGACCAGTGGTCCCCGCAGTGGAACCAGGCCTTCGCCGCCGGTTCGTTCGCCACGATCCCCTGCCCCGCCTGGATGCTCGGCTACATCAAGGGCCAGGCCGGTGAGGCCGGCAAGGGCAAGTGGGACGTCGCCGCGCTCCCCGGCGGCGCGGGCAACTGGGGCGGCTCCTACCTGGCGGTGCCCCGTGCGGCGCAGCACAAGAAGGAGGCGTACGAGCTGATCAAGTGGCTCACGGCGCCCGAGCAGCAGGCCCGGCTCTTCGAGAAGCAGGGCAACTTCCCCTCGGCCACCGGCGCGATCGAGAAGGTCGCCGGCGCGAAGGACGCGTACTTCTCCGGCGCCCCGACCGGGAAGATCTTCGGCGACGCGGCGAAGGCGGCGCCGGTCCAGGTGCTGGGCGTGCACGACCAGAACATCGCGCAGCAGATCACCAACGCGCTGAGCGAGGTCGAGCGCAAGGGCACCTCGCCCGAGAAGGCCTGGTCGAACGCGAAGAAGGGCGTCGAGAACACCATCGGCTGA
- a CDS encoding glycosyl hydrolase has protein sequence MPAPRSRPAAVVVLVSALAALGIGPAAGPAAAAAVPVGAGSYSDTRPAGTSGPTTNTGTPVTPKVTPAAQGKPVPTNDWWSSLAFQRYGDNPYSTPMYGHPLTYQAVAGGLEIGYPTSPAIVGDGRQYEFAHKRDLTLGLTGLNSPDTKADAWSDWTVTPSWSDGARTLRTTIGHGLPFVYAKGTGGDARITTAEAPAVFADQGNVLGITVAGHHYALFAPTGTDWNVSGSTVTAGLGGKDYFSVAVLPSTDALATYRKYAYSFVTGSTVNWSYDAGTVRATYSLTTEAKEGTERGTLQALYRHQWLHTTDPLTPYTYVSPRGTMKVRESASFTTSQRAAATLPGLPGAGVDPARLRGYLNEVANSADPFSGAVDTYWTGKALGKLAQLVPLAHQIGEGAIRDKLLGLIKGRLQDWFTAGGANEFSYDQAWKTLIGYPASYGSDTELNDHHFHYGYYVYAAAVVAQYDPAWAADSAWGAMVKTLVRDTANPSRTDGAFPFLRGFDVYAGHSWASGHQGFAAGNNQESSSESTNLSAALVLWGSATGDNQLRDLGSYLLTTEGEAIAQYWFDADQQVFPAAFQHDTAGMVWGSGAAYATWWTANPEEIHGINVLPVTGGSLQLAGHKDAVRGNIAEMERENGGPAVEWRDILWEFQSLADPGAAKAKWDAGNAGYTPEVGESKAHTYHWLTALDTLGAPDATVTGSIPTSAVFLKGTTRTYVAHNHASTARTVTFSDGMSLSVPARSTATGTGTGGTDPGPQPSTGNTFQLRTGGTLTTATGATAGSDTIASAQGANHDGTPNRPLVYEARNVNGMLRSGGSTAFRLQVDAGTVVGLGQQARISYDLTGDGTFDRTETYQYFATDPVTGWEEYGQGRGLKTATGTLGDLRGGTVRLEVWSAIGNGDSRLQTGTDRSVLVIPYD, from the coding sequence ATGCCAGCCCCCCGCAGCAGGCCGGCCGCAGTAGTGGTCCTGGTCTCCGCCCTCGCCGCCCTGGGAATCGGCCCCGCCGCCGGTCCCGCGGCGGCCGCCGCCGTCCCGGTGGGCGCCGGAAGCTACTCCGACACCCGCCCCGCCGGCACCTCGGGACCCACCACCAACACCGGCACCCCGGTCACCCCCAAGGTCACCCCCGCCGCCCAGGGCAAGCCGGTCCCCACCAACGACTGGTGGTCCTCGCTCGCCTTCCAGCGGTACGGCGACAACCCGTACTCCACCCCCATGTACGGCCACCCGCTCACCTACCAGGCCGTCGCCGGCGGCCTGGAGATCGGCTACCCGACCAGCCCCGCGATCGTCGGCGACGGGCGCCAGTACGAGTTCGCCCACAAGCGCGACCTCACCCTCGGCCTCACCGGCCTCAACTCTCCCGACACCAAGGCCGACGCCTGGTCCGACTGGACCGTGACCCCCTCCTGGTCCGACGGCGCCCGCACCCTGCGCACCACCATCGGCCACGGCCTGCCCTTCGTGTACGCCAAGGGCACCGGCGGCGACGCGCGGATCACCACCGCCGAGGCGCCCGCCGTCTTCGCCGACCAGGGCAACGTCCTCGGCATCACCGTCGCGGGCCACCACTACGCCCTCTTCGCGCCCACCGGCACCGACTGGAACGTCTCCGGCTCGACCGTCACCGCGGGCCTCGGCGGCAAGGACTACTTCTCCGTCGCCGTCCTGCCCTCCACCGACGCCCTCGCGACCTACCGGAAGTACGCGTACAGCTTCGTCACCGGGTCCACGGTGAACTGGAGCTACGACGCCGGGACCGTCCGCGCCACGTACAGCCTCACCACCGAGGCGAAGGAGGGCACCGAACGGGGCACCCTCCAGGCGCTCTACCGCCACCAGTGGCTGCATACCACCGACCCGCTCACCCCCTACACGTACGTGTCGCCGCGCGGCACCATGAAGGTCCGCGAGTCCGCCTCCTTCACGACCTCCCAGCGGGCCGCCGCCACCCTGCCCGGACTCCCGGGCGCCGGTGTGGACCCGGCCCGGCTGCGCGGCTACCTCAACGAGGTCGCGAACTCCGCCGACCCGTTCTCCGGCGCCGTCGACACGTACTGGACCGGCAAGGCCCTGGGCAAGCTCGCCCAACTCGTCCCGCTCGCACACCAGATCGGCGAGGGCGCGATCCGCGACAAGCTCCTCGGCCTCATCAAGGGTCGCCTCCAGGACTGGTTCACGGCCGGCGGCGCCAACGAGTTCTCGTACGACCAGGCCTGGAAGACCCTCATCGGCTACCCGGCCTCCTACGGCAGCGACACCGAACTCAACGACCACCACTTCCACTACGGCTACTACGTGTACGCGGCCGCGGTCGTCGCCCAGTACGACCCGGCCTGGGCCGCCGACTCGGCCTGGGGCGCCATGGTGAAGACCCTGGTCAGGGACACCGCCAACCCCAGCCGCACCGACGGCGCCTTCCCCTTCCTGCGCGGCTTCGACGTCTACGCCGGACACAGCTGGGCCAGCGGCCACCAGGGCTTCGCCGCAGGGAACAACCAGGAGTCCTCCTCCGAGTCGACCAACCTCAGCGCCGCCCTCGTCCTCTGGGGCTCGGCCACCGGCGACAACCAGCTCCGCGACCTCGGCAGCTACCTCCTGACCACCGAGGGGGAAGCCATCGCCCAGTACTGGTTCGACGCCGACCAACAGGTCTTCCCCGCCGCCTTCCAGCACGACACCGCCGGCATGGTGTGGGGCAGCGGCGCCGCCTACGCCACCTGGTGGACCGCGAACCCGGAGGAGATCCACGGCATCAACGTCCTGCCGGTGACCGGCGGTTCGCTCCAGCTCGCCGGACACAAGGACGCCGTCCGGGGCAACATCGCCGAGATGGAACGCGAGAACGGCGGCCCCGCCGTCGAATGGCGCGACATCCTCTGGGAGTTCCAGTCCCTGGCCGACCCCGGCGCCGCCAAGGCCAAGTGGGACGCGGGCAACGCCGGTTACACCCCGGAGGTGGGGGAGTCGAAGGCCCACACCTACCACTGGCTGACCGCGCTCGACACACTCGGCGCACCCGACGCGACGGTCACCGGCTCGATCCCCACCTCCGCCGTCTTCCTGAAGGGAACCACCCGCACCTACGTGGCCCACAACCACGCCTCGACCGCCCGCACGGTCACCTTCTCCGACGGCATGTCCCTCTCGGTGCCCGCCCGTTCCACCGCGACCGGCACCGGCACGGGCGGTACCGACCCCGGCCCCCAGCCCTCCACCGGCAACACCTTCCAGCTCCGCACCGGCGGTACCCTCACCACGGCAACCGGAGCCACGGCCGGCAGCGACACCATCGCCTCGGCGCAGGGCGCCAACCACGACGGCACCCCGAACCGGCCGCTCGTCTACGAGGCCAGGAACGTCAACGGCATGCTCAGGAGCGGCGGTTCGACCGCCTTCCGCCTCCAGGTGGACGCGGGCACGGTGGTCGGCCTCGGCCAGCAGGCCCGGATCAGCTACGACCTCACCGGCGACGGCACCTTCGACCGGACCGAGACCTACCAGTACTTCGCCACCGACCCGGTCACCGGCTGGGAGGAGTACGGCCAGGGACGCGGCCTGAAGACCGCCACCGGCACGCTCGGCGACCTGCGCGGCGGCACGGTCCGCCTGGAGGTGTGGAGCGCGATCGGAAACGGCGACTCACGGCTCCAGACGGGCACGGACCGCTCCGTCCTCGTCATCCCGTACGACTGA
- a CDS encoding LacI family DNA-binding transcriptional regulator, with protein sequence MPEQTTGSRPTLEGVAARAGVSRATASRVVNGGAGVRAPLVEKVLKAVDELGYVPNHAARTLVTRRNGAVAVIIAEPEFRIFSDPFFEQQVRGISRELTAHDAQLVLLWVEGPGDHERISRYLGGGHVDGALAFSLHSDDALPAVIERARIPVVLGGRPAPGTDPAVPFVDCDNRGGAREAVRHLVGLGRRRVAHISGPADQTSAIDRIHGYRDVLLDADPALLCRGDFTEESGARAMAELLDRRPDVDGVFVANDLMASGALRTLRERGVRVPEDVAVVGFDDMASVVETTTPPLTTVHQDIEGMGRLMVKLLMRLLDGTGPEVPDSVITPTSLVRRASA encoded by the coding sequence TTGCCCGAGCAGACCACGGGGTCCCGCCCCACGCTGGAAGGCGTTGCCGCGCGCGCCGGGGTGTCCCGCGCCACGGCCTCCCGGGTCGTCAACGGGGGTGCGGGGGTACGCGCACCGCTGGTGGAGAAGGTGCTCAAGGCCGTCGACGAGCTCGGTTACGTGCCGAATCACGCGGCCCGCACCCTGGTCACCCGGCGCAACGGCGCCGTGGCCGTGATCATCGCGGAGCCCGAGTTCCGGATCTTCTCGGACCCGTTCTTCGAGCAGCAGGTGCGCGGCATCAGCCGGGAACTGACCGCCCACGACGCCCAGTTGGTACTGCTGTGGGTGGAGGGGCCGGGGGACCACGAGCGGATCTCGCGGTATCTCGGCGGCGGGCACGTCGACGGCGCTCTGGCGTTCTCCCTGCACAGCGACGACGCGCTGCCGGCCGTGATCGAGCGGGCCCGGATTCCGGTGGTCCTCGGCGGGCGGCCCGCCCCGGGGACCGATCCGGCCGTGCCCTTCGTCGACTGCGACAACCGCGGGGGCGCCCGGGAGGCGGTGCGGCATCTGGTGGGTCTCGGGCGGCGGCGCGTCGCGCACATCTCCGGACCCGCCGACCAGACGTCCGCGATCGACCGGATCCACGGCTATCGGGACGTCCTCCTCGACGCCGACCCCGCGCTCCTCTGCCGGGGTGACTTCACGGAGGAGAGCGGGGCCCGCGCCATGGCGGAGCTCCTCGACCGGCGGCCGGACGTCGACGGCGTGTTCGTCGCCAACGACCTGATGGCGTCCGGGGCCCTGCGGACCCTGCGGGAGCGCGGTGTGCGGGTGCCGGAGGACGTGGCGGTCGTCGGCTTCGACGACATGGCCTCGGTCGTCGAGACGACCACTCCCCCGCTCACCACCGTTCACCAGGACATCGAGGGGATGGGCCGGCTGATGGTGAAGCTGCTCATGCGGCTGCTCGACGGGACCGGGCCCGAGGTCCCGGACTCCGTGATCACCCCGACCTCGCTGGTCCGCCGCGCCTCCGCCTGA
- a CDS encoding CbtA family protein: protein MHASTVRSLLVRGMLAGLIAGLFAFAVAYAVGEPPVNGAIAVEEAQAAHEAHAHHHGEAAASAAEPAEEEEVVSRSVQSTFGLATGVLVYGVALGGIASLAFSFVLGRVGRFSPRATAALTAGAAFTTVYLVPFLKYPATPPAVGNPDTIGKRTTLFFLMILLSVLLGIAAVIAGRRLAPRLGNWNATLAAGAGFVVVTAVAFAVLPDNDDAVAAGFPAALLWEFRLASLAIQAVLWTVFGIVFGVLAQKALAARTAAADTEARLGAPAAG, encoded by the coding sequence ATGCACGCCTCGACTGTCAGATCCCTCCTGGTCCGCGGCATGCTCGCGGGCCTGATCGCCGGGCTCTTCGCCTTCGCCGTGGCCTACGCGGTGGGTGAGCCGCCCGTGAACGGTGCGATCGCCGTGGAGGAGGCCCAGGCCGCGCACGAGGCCCACGCCCACCACCACGGCGAGGCCGCAGCATCGGCCGCCGAGCCCGCCGAGGAAGAGGAGGTCGTCAGCCGCTCCGTCCAGTCGACCTTCGGCCTCGCCACCGGCGTCCTCGTGTACGGGGTGGCGCTCGGCGGCATCGCCTCGCTCGCGTTCTCGTTCGTGCTGGGCCGCGTCGGCCGGTTCAGCCCGCGCGCGACGGCGGCGCTCACCGCCGGCGCCGCTTTCACCACGGTCTATCTGGTGCCGTTCCTCAAGTACCCGGCGACCCCTCCGGCCGTCGGGAATCCGGACACCATCGGGAAGCGCACCACCCTGTTCTTCCTGATGATCCTGCTCAGCGTCCTCCTCGGGATCGCGGCCGTGATCGCCGGGCGCCGGCTCGCGCCGCGCCTGGGGAACTGGAACGCGACCCTGGCGGCCGGCGCCGGGTTCGTCGTCGTCACGGCCGTCGCCTTCGCGGTCCTGCCGGACAACGACGACGCCGTCGCCGCGGGCTTCCCGGCCGCGCTGCTCTGGGAGTTCAGACTCGCGTCGCTCGCCATCCAGGCGGTGCTGTGGACGGTGTTCGGCATCGTCTTCGGCGTCCTCGCGCAGAAGGCGCTGGCGGCCCGGACGGCGGCCGCCGACACGGAGGCCCGACTCGGGGCTCCGGCCGCCGGCTGA
- a CDS encoding CbtB-domain containing protein encodes MAEAVVSAAVSTPSVAVPAPLPVRAVLPWAFFVGLLALIALYFVGAEQGATSLIAGTDVHEWVHDGRHLLGFPCH; translated from the coding sequence ATGGCCGAGGCCGTCGTCTCCGCTGCTGTTTCCACCCCTTCCGTCGCCGTTCCGGCTCCGCTGCCCGTGCGCGCCGTACTGCCCTGGGCCTTCTTCGTCGGGCTCCTCGCGCTGATCGCGCTGTACTTCGTGGGTGCCGAGCAGGGTGCCACCTCCCTGATCGCGGGCACCGACGTGCACGAGTGGGTGCACGACGGTCGCCACCTGCTCGGCTTCCCGTGCCACTGA
- a CDS encoding histidine phosphatase family protein, which translates to MTLRLTLISPATNEALREVRFDDDAPLDPAGVARAEAVGSAVDPSPRAYCSPSPRCRGTAEALGLPAESVDALAGCAMGRWRGQTLMAVAAAEEAAVSAWLSDPTAAPHGGESLRDLRVRVGAWLDGLRDGSGRVTAVVEPDVVRAAMVHALAAPDATAWRLDVRPLTAVHLSGRAGRWNLRAGEPLG; encoded by the coding sequence ATGACACTACGGTTGACGCTGATCTCGCCCGCGACGAACGAGGCGCTGCGCGAGGTCCGGTTCGACGACGACGCTCCTCTCGACCCCGCGGGCGTCGCCCGCGCCGAGGCCGTCGGGTCCGCCGTCGACCCGTCCCCGCGCGCGTACTGCTCGCCGTCCCCGCGCTGCCGCGGCACGGCGGAGGCCCTGGGCCTGCCGGCGGAGAGCGTGGACGCACTCGCGGGCTGCGCCATGGGCCGGTGGCGCGGACAGACCCTGATGGCCGTCGCGGCCGCCGAGGAGGCCGCCGTGTCCGCCTGGCTGTCCGATCCGACCGCGGCCCCGCACGGCGGGGAGTCGCTGCGCGACCTGCGCGTCCGGGTCGGCGCCTGGCTCGACGGACTCCGGGACGGCTCCGGACGCGTGACCGCCGTCGTCGAACCCGACGTGGTCCGCGCCGCGATGGTCCACGCCCTCGCGGCACCGGACGCCACGGCCTGGCGCCTGGACGTCCGCCCGCTGACCGCCGTCCACCTCAGCGGCCGCGCCGGCCGCTGGAACCTGCGCGCGGGCGAGCCGCTCGGCTGA
- a CDS encoding FecCD family ABC transporter permease yields MKTAERIDNTPAPTVSRPVRPPGRSLLRIGPWVAIPVRRPTVIAALVTLLLLLGAAVATLSLGRLGIDPADLPSALMGEATGKNAFVLNRLRGPRLVVAIATGAAFGLSGALFQSVTRNPLGSPDVIGLGAGSGAGAAAAALFFPDVVPVPVGALLGAVVAMAVVYLSTGTGFRNPGRLVVAGIGVAAMSTALTQYVVYAVERDKASALTAYINGSLAARSWDDATTIWVVLLVCLPLAALLARPLSIGEMGDDLSTGLGARPARTATAAVTLSIVLSAGAVSVAGPIAFISLTAPQIAKRVTRSGGPHLVMSTLLGALLLVLADLTAQQLPLFDNLPVGLYTMAVGGAYLGYLLLREWKRPA; encoded by the coding sequence ATGAAGACCGCCGAGCGGATCGACAACACCCCGGCCCCGACGGTGTCGCGGCCCGTACGGCCCCCGGGCCGGAGCCTGCTGCGGATCGGGCCCTGGGTCGCGATCCCCGTACGACGCCCCACCGTGATCGCCGCCCTGGTGACGCTGCTGCTGCTCCTCGGGGCGGCCGTGGCGACCCTCTCCCTGGGCCGGCTCGGCATCGACCCGGCCGACCTTCCGTCGGCGCTCATGGGCGAGGCCACCGGCAAGAACGCCTTCGTGCTGAACCGGCTGCGCGGCCCGCGGCTCGTCGTCGCCATCGCCACCGGAGCGGCCTTCGGCCTGTCCGGGGCCCTCTTCCAGTCCGTCACCCGCAACCCGCTGGGCAGCCCCGACGTGATCGGTCTCGGCGCGGGATCCGGGGCGGGCGCCGCGGCGGCCGCGCTGTTCTTCCCGGACGTCGTGCCGGTGCCCGTCGGCGCGCTGCTCGGCGCGGTGGTCGCCATGGCGGTCGTCTACCTGTCGACCGGGACCGGCTTCCGCAACCCGGGACGCCTGGTCGTGGCCGGCATCGGCGTGGCCGCGATGTCGACGGCCCTCACCCAGTACGTCGTGTACGCCGTCGAGCGGGACAAGGCCAGCGCGCTGACCGCGTACATCAACGGCAGCCTCGCCGCCCGCTCCTGGGACGACGCGACGACGATCTGGGTGGTGCTGCTCGTCTGCCTGCCGCTCGCGGCGCTCCTCGCGCGGCCCCTGAGCATCGGCGAGATGGGCGACGACCTCTCGACCGGCCTGGGCGCCCGCCCGGCCCGCACCGCGACGGCGGCGGTCACGCTGTCGATCGTCCTGTCCGCCGGTGCCGTCAGCGTCGCGGGACCGATCGCCTTCATCTCCCTGACGGCACCGCAGATCGCCAAGCGGGTCACCCGCAGCGGCGGCCCGCACCTGGTCATGTCGACGCTGCTCGGCGCCCTGCTCCTGGTCCTCGCCGACCTCACCGCCCAGCAGCTGCCGCTCTTCGACAACCTGCCGGTCGGCCTGTACACGATGGCCGTCGGAGGCGCGTACCTCGGCTATCTCCTGCTGCGGGAGTGGAAGCGCCCGGCCTGA
- a CDS encoding FecCD family ABC transporter permease, giving the protein MCLILLALAVLASVMFGSKPTSASDVLRVVTGDGDGYVRTVVESRYPRTALGLLAGLCLGVAGTLMQGITRNPLAEPGLLGINAGASAAIVAATAFLGASGQRENIWWALAGALATGVIVHLIGTAGGGSGPVRLVLAGAVLSAVLAAFIQAVALSRPQVFDTYRYWVVGALGGRGFDAFWAVLPFAAVGFVLAVLLAPGLNAMAMGDDKAASLGISPARVKGAGLLAATLLSAAATAAVGPIAFVGLAVPHLVRALVGADFRLQILFTSLAGPTLLLFADVVGRVLLRPQELMVGVVTAFVGAPALLFAVRRMRGAA; this is encoded by the coding sequence CTGTGCCTGATCCTGCTCGCCCTCGCGGTCCTCGCCAGCGTCATGTTCGGCAGCAAGCCGACGTCCGCGTCCGACGTCCTCCGGGTCGTCACCGGTGACGGCGACGGCTACGTCCGCACCGTCGTCGAGAGCCGCTACCCGCGCACCGCGCTCGGCCTGCTCGCCGGGCTCTGCCTCGGCGTCGCGGGCACGCTGATGCAGGGCATCACCCGTAATCCGCTCGCCGAGCCGGGACTTCTCGGCATCAACGCGGGCGCGTCCGCCGCGATCGTCGCCGCGACCGCGTTCCTCGGCGCCTCCGGGCAGCGGGAGAACATCTGGTGGGCCCTCGCCGGCGCCCTGGCGACCGGTGTGATCGTCCACCTGATCGGCACGGCCGGCGGCGGCAGCGGGCCGGTCCGCCTGGTGCTCGCCGGCGCGGTGCTCTCCGCCGTCCTCGCCGCGTTCATCCAGGCAGTCGCGCTGTCCCGGCCGCAGGTCTTCGACACGTACCGCTACTGGGTCGTGGGGGCGCTCGGCGGGCGCGGCTTCGACGCCTTCTGGGCGGTCCTGCCGTTCGCCGCCGTCGGCTTCGTCCTCGCGGTGCTGCTCGCGCCCGGGCTCAACGCCATGGCGATGGGCGACGACAAGGCCGCCTCCCTCGGTATCAGCCCCGCGCGCGTCAAGGGCGCCGGGCTCCTCGCCGCGACGCTGCTCAGCGCCGCCGCGACGGCCGCCGTCGGCCCCATCGCCTTCGTCGGGCTCGCCGTGCCGCACCTCGTCCGGGCGCTCGTCGGCGCCGACTTCCGGCTGCAGATCCTCTTCACCTCGCTCGCGGGTCCCACGCTGCTGCTCTTCGCCGACGTCGTCGGCCGGGTGCTGCTCCGCCCGCAGGAGCTGATGGTCGGCGTCGTCACCGCCTTCGTCGGCGCGCCCGCCCTGCTCTTCGCCGTCCGACGCATGAGGGGAGCGGCATGA
- a CDS encoding iron-siderophore ABC transporter substrate-binding protein, which produces MPAVFTPFRRRVLVAGAAAVSLGLMVTGCGSDDKKDETKDSAAKAPAGAFPVTIKSALGEAVIKEKPKRVVTLGQGSAETAIALGNVPVGIESYPWGSDKTGYLPWIHDAVTKAGATLPKQFDGGEELDIEAITELEPDVILAPWSGITQKQYDLLKDIAPTVAYPDKAWSTDWDQQIEIVAKALGQPEKAKELTSKIDKQLADAAATRPNYKNVTFSYIYNTGPGTLGVFKPEEQRVAMVSKLGLKVDPVVNTFKETEGTDSALIGLENANKLSKSDIAFTFYMDDKSRKEIEAQPLYAAIPAVKKGALVHSNDQPFVTASSMINPLTVPYSIERYLPMIDKAVAKAGK; this is translated from the coding sequence ATGCCTGCAGTGTTCACCCCCTTCCGCCGCCGCGTCCTCGTGGCGGGTGCCGCCGCGGTCTCGCTCGGCCTCATGGTGACCGGGTGCGGCTCGGACGACAAAAAGGACGAGACGAAGGACTCGGCGGCCAAGGCTCCGGCGGGCGCGTTCCCCGTCACCATCAAGAGCGCCCTCGGCGAGGCCGTCATCAAGGAGAAGCCGAAGCGCGTCGTCACCCTCGGCCAGGGCTCCGCCGAGACCGCCATCGCCCTCGGCAACGTCCCCGTCGGCATCGAGAGCTACCCCTGGGGCAGCGACAAGACCGGCTACCTGCCGTGGATCCACGACGCCGTGACGAAGGCCGGCGCCACGCTGCCCAAGCAGTTCGACGGCGGCGAGGAGCTCGACATCGAGGCCATCACCGAGCTGGAGCCCGACGTCATCCTCGCCCCCTGGTCGGGCATCACGCAGAAGCAGTACGACCTCCTCAAGGACATCGCGCCGACCGTCGCCTACCCCGACAAGGCGTGGAGCACCGACTGGGACCAGCAGATCGAGATCGTCGCCAAGGCGCTCGGCCAGCCGGAGAAGGCCAAGGAGCTCACCTCCAAGATCGACAAGCAGCTCGCCGACGCCGCCGCCACGCGCCCGAACTACAAGAACGTCACGTTCTCGTACATCTACAACACCGGCCCCGGCACCCTCGGCGTCTTCAAGCCCGAGGAGCAGCGCGTCGCGATGGTCTCCAAGCTGGGCCTCAAGGTCGACCCGGTCGTGAACACCTTCAAGGAGACCGAGGGCACCGACTCCGCCCTCATCGGCCTGGAGAACGCCAACAAGCTCTCCAAGAGCGACATCGCCTTCACCTTCTACATGGACGACAAGTCCCGCAAGGAGATCGAGGCGCAGCCGCTGTACGCGGCCATCCCCGCCGTCAAGAAGGGCGCGCTCGTCCACAGCAACGACCAGCCCTTCGTCACCGCCTCGTCGATGATCAACCCGCTGACGGTGCCGTACAGCATCGAGCGGTACCTCCCGATGATCGACAAGGCCGTCGCCAAGGCCGGGAAGTAG
- a CDS encoding beta-glucanase, with product MLSDFFDRLRRGGKGSGGRGPATTPANLVLDADFSSAEQWVAGHSWAYPDGGPTNQGDNKLDHLVEDPSYSRSGTFRATRRTDGLWDAGLLTTEGSAEGFLVRAGDVLEARVRLPVETGAWPAIWTWLDGGQEIDVFEYHPDNPDLLELSNRVRGRYLYFRDPAVQPGAWVDLRVSFGARSVVWWVNGARVFDDRRGVGRSWRAHLIVNLSVCAGRYHPAPDPDATEMSYEVSQLRVYRD from the coding sequence GTGCTGTCCGACTTCTTCGACCGGCTCCGACGCGGCGGCAAGGGTTCCGGCGGGCGCGGTCCGGCGACGACGCCCGCGAACCTCGTCCTCGACGCCGACTTCTCCTCCGCCGAGCAGTGGGTCGCGGGCCACTCGTGGGCCTATCCCGACGGCGGACCGACGAACCAGGGGGACAACAAGCTCGACCACCTGGTGGAGGACCCCTCGTACAGCCGGTCGGGCACCTTCCGGGCCACCCGCAGGACCGACGGCCTGTGGGACGCGGGGCTGCTGACGACGGAGGGCAGCGCGGAGGGGTTCCTGGTGCGGGCGGGCGACGTCCTGGAGGCCCGGGTGCGGCTGCCCGTGGAGACGGGCGCCTGGCCGGCGATCTGGACCTGGCTCGACGGCGGCCAGGAGATCGACGTCTTCGAGTACCACCCCGACAACCCGGACCTCCTGGAGCTGTCGAACCGGGTTCGGGGCCGGTACCTCTACTTCCGGGACCCGGCGGTCCAGCCGGGGGCGTGGGTGGACCTCCGGGTCTCGTTCGGGGCGCGCTCCGTGGTGTGGTGGGTCAACGGAGCGCGTGTCTTCGACGACCGCCGCGGGGTGGGGCGCTCCTGGCGGGCCCATCTCATCGTCAACCTCTCGGTCTGCGCGGGCCGGTACCACCCGGCGCCCGACCCTGACGCGACGGAGATGTCGTACGAGGTGTCGCAGCTGCGCGTGTACCGGGACTGA